From Pseudomonas sp. G.S.17, the proteins below share one genomic window:
- a CDS encoding bifunctional diguanylate cyclase/phosphodiesterase → MTATEQLNALSSILAHGDLHSLFQPIVSLSERRILGYEALTRGPSNSSLHSPINLFAIARQSGRLSELELQCRESACRRFSQQKLPGKLFLNISPESLLEPAHPPGRTLQLLQRYGIAPSNVVIELTEQTPTEDFELLYTALHHYRDMGFSIAMDDLGAGYSSLRLWSELRPEYVKIDRHFIDGIHQDAVKREFVGSMLQMARASRALVIAEGIELPEELAVLREMGVELVQGYLLCRPQEQPPRDAQAMLPKLESSSTLVLTEEGSDLSALLNEQAAVVHNMPTASVLEAFRKQANLNSLAVLDENGQPCGIVHRHSLSEILLKPFATELFARKPISRLMSDDFLAVELSQSLAQVSRLLTSRARQRIEEDFIITQNGRYLGLGRVIDVLKLITEMKIQQARYANPLTLLPGNVPIQQCLTRLLQQGRESMICYVDIDSFKPFNDIYGYGRGDEVLLCLAQCLNDRIDPSRDFVGHIGGDDFLMVLGSEDWNKRLNALLEDFQNQCRRFYRAEHLEAGCFIALNRHGQRQEFALLSLSIGVIHLHPESCAELDASRLAELASQAKHYAKEVAGASLHVIDTRELDLLAMG, encoded by the coding sequence ATGACCGCAACTGAACAGCTGAACGCATTGAGTTCAATTCTGGCTCATGGCGATTTACACAGTCTGTTCCAGCCCATCGTGTCACTGTCCGAACGCCGCATTCTCGGCTATGAAGCCCTGACCCGAGGCCCATCGAACAGCTCGTTGCACTCACCGATCAACCTGTTTGCCATTGCCCGCCAGTCCGGTCGCCTCAGCGAGCTGGAGTTGCAGTGCCGGGAGAGCGCGTGTCGGCGGTTCAGCCAGCAGAAGCTGCCCGGCAAGCTGTTCCTCAATATTTCTCCGGAATCCTTGCTGGAACCTGCGCACCCGCCAGGTCGAACCTTGCAGCTGTTGCAACGCTACGGCATCGCGCCCAGCAATGTGGTGATCGAACTGACCGAGCAGACGCCCACCGAAGATTTCGAGCTGCTGTACACCGCGCTGCACCACTATCGCGATATGGGTTTCTCCATCGCGATGGACGATCTGGGCGCGGGCTATTCGAGCCTGCGCCTGTGGTCGGAACTGCGTCCGGAATACGTCAAGATTGACCGGCACTTCATCGACGGTATCCATCAGGACGCGGTCAAGCGCGAGTTTGTCGGCTCCATGCTGCAAATGGCCAGAGCTTCCCGGGCGCTGGTCATCGCCGAGGGCATCGAGTTGCCCGAGGAACTGGCGGTGCTCAGGGAAATGGGTGTGGAGCTGGTTCAGGGCTATCTGCTCTGTCGCCCGCAAGAACAACCACCGCGAGACGCGCAAGCGATGCTGCCCAAGCTGGAAAGCAGCTCAACACTGGTGCTTACCGAGGAAGGTAGCGATTTGAGTGCCCTGCTCAACGAGCAAGCGGCGGTGGTGCACAACATGCCGACCGCTTCGGTGCTCGAAGCGTTTCGCAAGCAGGCCAATCTCAATTCCCTCGCGGTGCTGGATGAAAACGGCCAGCCGTGCGGGATTGTTCATCGGCATTCGTTATCGGAAATCCTCCTCAAGCCCTTTGCCACCGAGCTGTTCGCCCGCAAGCCGATCAGTCGCCTGATGAGCGATGACTTTCTCGCTGTGGAATTGAGCCAGTCCCTGGCGCAGGTCAGCCGCCTGCTGACCAGTCGCGCCCGGCAGCGGATCGAAGAAGACTTCATCATCACCCAGAACGGCCGTTATCTGGGCCTGGGCCGGGTGATCGATGTGCTCAAGCTGATTACCGAGATGAAGATCCAGCAGGCCCGTTACGCCAACCCGCTGACCTTGCTACCCGGAAATGTGCCAATCCAGCAGTGCCTGACCCGATTGTTGCAACAGGGCCGGGAATCGATGATCTGCTACGTGGATATCGACAGTTTCAAGCCCTTCAACGATATCTACGGTTATGGGCGCGGCGACGAGGTTCTGCTGTGTCTCGCCCAATGCCTGAACGACCGGATTGACCCCAGTCGCGACTTTGTCGGGCACATTGGCGGCGATGATTTCCTGATGGTGCTTGGCTCGGAAGACTGGAACAAGCGTCTGAACGCCCTGCTGGAAGACTTCCAGAATCAGTGCCGACGTTTCTATCGGGCCGAACATCTGGAAGCGGGCTGCTTCATCGCCTTGAACCGCCATGGTCAGCGCCAGGAGTTTGCCCTGCTGTCGCTGTCCATCGGCGTCATCCACCTGCATCCTGAATCCTGCGCGGAGCTGGACGCCAGTCGCCTGGCCGAACTGGCCTCACAGGCCAAGCACTACGCCAAGGAAGTCGCCGGGGCGAGCCTGCATGTGATCGATACGCGAGAGCTGGATTTGTTGGCGATGGGGTGA
- a CDS encoding FKBP-type peptidyl-prolyl cis-trans isomerase, translating into MKQHRLAAAIALVGLVLAGCDKQASTVELKTPAQKASYGIGLNMGKSLAQEGMDDLDSKAVALGIEDAVGKKEQKLKDDELVEAFAALQKRAEERLAKMSEESASAGKKFLEENGKKAGVVTTASGLQYEIVKKADGAQPKATDVVTVHYEGKLTDGKVFDSSVERGSPIDLPVSGVIPGWVEGLQLMHVGEKIKLYIPSDLAYGAQSPSPMIPANSVLVFDLELLGIKDPASMPAPGADADEEEETAPATKK; encoded by the coding sequence ATGAAACAGCATCGGTTGGCAGCGGCGATTGCCCTGGTCGGTCTGGTACTCGCAGGTTGTGATAAGCAAGCCAGCACTGTTGAGCTGAAAACCCCGGCACAGAAAGCGTCTTATGGTATTGGCCTGAACATGGGCAAAAGCCTGGCTCAGGAAGGCATGGATGATCTGGATTCCAAGGCAGTAGCCTTGGGCATCGAAGACGCCGTCGGCAAGAAAGAACAGAAGCTCAAGGATGATGAATTGGTCGAGGCTTTCGCCGCGCTGCAAAAGCGTGCCGAAGAGCGTCTGGCCAAGATGAGCGAAGAGTCGGCCTCGGCCGGCAAGAAATTCCTCGAAGAAAACGGCAAGAAAGCCGGTGTAGTTACCACCGCATCCGGCCTGCAATATGAAATCGTCAAGAAAGCCGATGGCGCTCAGCCTAAGGCGACCGACGTTGTGACTGTTCACTACGAAGGCAAGTTGACTGACGGCAAGGTGTTCGACAGCTCTGTTGAGCGCGGCAGCCCGATTGATCTGCCGGTCAGCGGTGTGATTCCGGGTTGGGTTGAAGGCCTGCAACTGATGCACGTGGGCGAGAAGATCAAGCTCTACATCCCGAGCGATCTGGCTTACGGCGCACAGAGCCCTAGCCCGATGATCCCTGCCAACTCGGTATTGGTCTTCGACCTGGAACTGCTCGGTATCAAGGATCCTGCTTCGATGCCGGCTCCTGGCGCTGATGCTGACGAGGAAGAAGAGACTGCACCTGCTACTAAAAAATAA
- a CDS encoding HAD family hydrolase has translation MPLAIFDLDETLIAGDCASLWSEQMGRLGWVDPESFIKRDHELMHAYSEGKLAMEDYMAFSLEPMLGRTPEEVDHLVGPWVEDFIEPIIFSDATKCIAEHRAAGDRILVISASGVHLVKPIAERIGIDEVLAIELEVQHGVYSGKTVGTLTYREGKVTRLMEWLDTEGENLEGASFYSDSRNDLALLLKVDHPHVVNPDPTLLEHAQKAGWPVHHWK, from the coding sequence ATGCCTTTAGCAATTTTTGACCTGGACGAAACCTTGATCGCCGGCGACTGCGCCAGTTTATGGAGCGAGCAGATGGGCCGCCTCGGCTGGGTCGATCCCGAGTCGTTCATCAAGCGCGATCACGAACTGATGCATGCCTACAGCGAAGGCAAGCTGGCGATGGAAGACTATATGGCCTTCAGCCTGGAGCCGATGCTGGGTCGTACGCCGGAGGAAGTCGATCACCTGGTCGGCCCGTGGGTCGAGGACTTCATCGAGCCGATCATCTTCAGTGACGCCACCAAATGCATCGCCGAACACCGCGCCGCTGGCGACCGGATTCTGGTGATCTCGGCGTCGGGCGTGCATCTGGTCAAGCCGATTGCCGAGCGCATCGGTATCGACGAAGTGCTGGCGATTGAGCTGGAGGTGCAGCACGGGGTTTACAGCGGCAAGACCGTTGGCACGTTGACCTATCGCGAAGGCAAAGTGACCCGGCTCATGGAGTGGCTGGACACCGAAGGCGAAAACCTCGAAGGCGCGAGCTTTTATTCCGACTCACGCAACGATCTGGCCCTGCTGCTCAAGGTCGATCATCCGCATGTGGTCAACCCGGACCCGACCTTGCTGGAACACGCCCAAAAGGCCGGCTGGCCGGTGCATCACTGGAAATAA
- the rdgC gene encoding recombination-associated protein RdgC, with the protein MWFKNLLIYRLTQDLPFDAEALETALATKPARACASQELTTYGFVAPFGKGEDAPLVHISGDFLLIAARKEERILPGSVVRDAVKEKVEEIEAEQMRKVYKKERDQIKDEIIQAFLPRAFIRRSATFAAIAPKQGLILVNSASPKRAEDLLSTLREVIGSLPVRPLTVKTAPTAVMTEWVTTQKAADNFFVLDECELRDTHEDGGIVRCKRQDLTSDEIQLHLSTGKVVTQLSLAWQDKLSFVLDDKMVVKRLKFEDLLQDQAEQDGGDEALGQLDASFTLMMLTFGEFLPELVEALGGEELPQGI; encoded by the coding sequence ATGTGGTTCAAAAACCTGCTTATCTATCGCCTGACCCAGGATCTGCCTTTTGACGCCGAGGCGCTGGAAACCGCACTGGCGACCAAACCGGCCCGCGCCTGTGCCAGCCAGGAGTTGACCACTTACGGTTTCGTCGCCCCTTTTGGCAAAGGAGAAGACGCTCCACTGGTACACATCAGCGGCGACTTCCTGCTGATCGCGGCACGCAAGGAAGAACGCATCCTGCCGGGCAGCGTCGTGCGCGACGCGGTCAAGGAAAAGGTCGAAGAGATCGAGGCCGAGCAAATGCGCAAGGTCTATAAGAAGGAACGCGATCAGATCAAGGATGAAATCATCCAGGCGTTCCTGCCCCGCGCCTTTATTCGTCGCTCCGCCACCTTCGCCGCCATCGCGCCGAAACAGGGCCTGATTCTGGTCAACTCGGCCAGCCCCAAGCGCGCCGAAGACCTGCTGTCGACGCTGCGTGAAGTGATCGGCTCGCTGCCGGTGCGTCCTCTCACTGTCAAGACCGCGCCAACTGCGGTCATGACCGAGTGGGTCACCACGCAGAAAGCGGCTGACAACTTTTTCGTGCTCGACGAATGCGAACTGCGTGACACCCATGAAGATGGCGGGATCGTGCGCTGCAAGCGTCAGGACCTGACCAGCGATGAAATCCAGCTGCACTTGAGCACTGGCAAAGTCGTTACCCAACTGTCCCTGGCCTGGCAGGACAAGCTGTCCTTCGTGCTGGACGACAAGATGGTGGTCAAGCGCCTGAAGTTCGAAGACCTGCTGCAGGATCAGGCGGAACAGGACGGCGGCGACGAAGCCCTGGGCCAGCTCGACGCCAGCTTTACCCTGATGATGCTGACCTTCGGCGAGTTCCTGCCAGAGCTGGTTGAAGCCCTGGGCGGCGAAGAATTACCGCAGGGGATTTAA
- a CDS encoding YkvA family protein, protein MKAPWNFLRYLPMARRLMAAGRLPGLLFAVARKGSAEGSRLGKIKDDLRLLQSLCLAYWRGEYRAISPTAILSIVAGLMYFLSPLDAIPDWIPGLGMLDDIAVLAWVMKHLEAELSAFRQWRERQAPEKLLVVERLPATPALLEQEKAKD, encoded by the coding sequence ATGAAAGCACCGTGGAATTTTCTTCGCTATTTACCCATGGCTCGCCGATTGATGGCGGCAGGGCGTTTGCCAGGCTTGCTGTTTGCCGTTGCGCGCAAGGGCTCTGCGGAAGGCAGTCGCCTGGGCAAGATCAAGGACGATCTGCGGCTTTTGCAGTCCTTGTGCCTGGCGTACTGGCGCGGCGAGTATCGCGCGATCAGCCCGACGGCGATTCTGTCCATTGTTGCCGGGCTGATGTACTTCCTCAGCCCGCTGGACGCCATTCCCGACTGGATCCCGGGCTTGGGCATGCTCGACGACATCGCGGTGCTGGCGTGGGTCATGAAGCATCTGGAAGCCGAGTTGTCGGCGTTTCGCCAATGGCGAGAGCGCCAGGCGCCTGAAAAGCTGCTGGTGGTGGAACGTTTGCCGGCTACACCAGCGTTGCTTGAACAGGAAAAAGCCAAGGATTGA
- a CDS encoding carboxy terminal-processing peptidase: MKHFFPGTALALLVGLSILPMSASSFAANSWDNLQPDRDEVIASLNVVELLKRHHYSKPPLDDKRSVIIYESYLKLLDPARSYFLASDIAEFDKWQTQFDDFLKSGDLNAGFTIYKRYLDRIKSRLDFALAELNKGVDKLDFTAKENLLVDRKDAPWAKNQAELDDLWRKRVKDEVLRLKIAGKDPAKIQETLTKRYKNQLSRLAQTRSEDVFQAYINTFAMSYDPHTNYLSPDSAENFDINMSLSLEGIGAVLQSDNDNVKIVRLVPAGPAAKTKQVAPADKIVGVAQGDKEMVDVIGWRLDEVVKLIRGPKGSIVRLEVIPASNAPNDQTTKIVAITREAVKLEEQAAKKSILHLNQDGRDYKLGVIDIPAFYLDFKAYRAGDPEYKSTTRDVKKLLTELQAEKVDGVVLDLRNNGGGSLQEATELTSLFIDKGPTVLVRNADGKVDVLEDEDTGAFYKGPMALLVNRLSASASEIFAGAMQDYHRALIIGGQTFGKGTVQTIQPLNHGELKLTLAKFYRVSGQSTQHQGVVPDIAYPSIIDTKEIGESALPEAMPWDSIKPAIKPAVDPFKPFLAQLQTRHEARSAKDAEFVFIEDRLALAKKLMSEKTVSLNEVDRRAEHASIEAKQLTLENTRRKAKGEEPLKELKKEDEDALPVEDDKTKPEDDAYLSETGRILIDYLGLNAAVAKK; this comes from the coding sequence ATGAAGCATTTTTTCCCAGGCACCGCCCTCGCCCTGCTCGTTGGCCTCAGTATTCTGCCAATGTCTGCCAGCTCTTTCGCCGCCAACAGCTGGGATAACCTCCAGCCTGATCGCGACGAAGTGATTGCCAGCCTCAACGTGGTTGAGCTGCTGAAACGGCACCATTACAGCAAGCCGCCGCTTGACGACAAGCGCTCGGTGATCATTTACGAGAGCTACCTCAAGCTGCTCGATCCGGCACGCAGCTACTTTCTGGCCAGCGATATCGCCGAGTTCGACAAGTGGCAGACCCAGTTCGACGATTTCCTCAAGAGCGGCGACCTGAACGCCGGGTTCACCATCTACAAGCGCTACCTGGACCGCATCAAATCGCGTCTGGATTTCGCCTTGGCAGAGCTGAACAAGGGCGTCGACAAACTTGATTTCACCGCCAAGGAAAACTTGCTGGTTGATCGCAAGGACGCCCCATGGGCGAAGAACCAGGCTGAACTGGACGACCTGTGGCGCAAACGCGTCAAGGACGAAGTCCTGCGCCTGAAGATTGCCGGCAAAGATCCGGCGAAGATTCAGGAAACCCTGACCAAGCGCTACAAGAATCAGCTGTCGCGCCTGGCCCAGACCCGCAGCGAAGACGTGTTCCAGGCTTACATCAACACCTTTGCCATGTCCTACGATCCGCACACCAACTACCTGTCCCCGGACAGCGCGGAAAACTTCGACATCAACATGAGCCTGTCGCTGGAAGGCATCGGCGCCGTGTTGCAGAGCGATAACGACAACGTGAAGATCGTGCGTCTGGTGCCGGCAGGTCCTGCGGCCAAGACCAAGCAGGTCGCTCCGGCTGACAAAATCGTCGGCGTCGCCCAGGGCGACAAAGAGATGGTCGACGTGATCGGCTGGCGTCTGGATGAAGTGGTCAAGCTGATCCGTGGTCCTAAGGGCTCGATCGTGCGCCTGGAAGTGATTCCGGCCAGCAATGCGCCGAACGACCAGACCACCAAGATCGTCGCCATCACTCGTGAAGCGGTGAAGCTCGAAGAACAGGCTGCGAAAAAATCGATCCTGCACCTGAATCAGGACGGTCGCGACTACAAGCTGGGCGTCATCGACATCCCGGCGTTCTATCTGGACTTCAAGGCCTACCGTGCTGGCGATCCGGAATACAAGAGCACCACCCGCGACGTGAAGAAACTGCTGACCGAACTGCAAGCCGAGAAAGTCGACGGTGTGGTTCTGGACTTGCGTAACAACGGCGGCGGCTCCCTGCAGGAAGCCACCGAGCTGACCAGTCTGTTCATCGACAAAGGCCCGACCGTGTTGGTGCGCAACGCCGATGGTAAAGTCGACGTGCTGGAAGACGAAGACACCGGCGCCTTCTACAAAGGCCCGATGGCGTTGCTGGTCAACCGCTTGTCCGCCTCGGCTTCGGAGATTTTCGCCGGTGCCATGCAGGACTACCACCGCGCGTTGATCATCGGCGGCCAGACCTTCGGCAAAGGCACCGTGCAGACCATTCAGCCGCTCAATCATGGCGAGCTGAAACTGACTCTGGCCAAGTTCTACCGGGTTTCCGGGCAGAGCACCCAGCATCAGGGCGTCGTGCCGGACATCGCCTACCCGTCGATCATCGATACCAAGGAAATCGGCGAAAGCGCGCTGCCTGAGGCCATGCCTTGGGACAGCATCAAACCGGCGATCAAGCCGGCGGTCGATCCGTTCAAGCCATTCCTGGCGCAGTTGCAGACCCGACATGAAGCCCGTTCGGCGAAAGACGCCGAATTCGTCTTCATCGAAGACCGTCTGGCCCTGGCCAAGAAATTGATGAGCGAGAAAACCGTCAGCCTCAACGAAGTTGACCGTCGCGCTGAACATGCCTCTATCGAAGCCAAGCAGCTGACTCTGGAAAACACCCGCCGCAAGGCCAAAGGTGAAGAGCCACTCAAGGAGCTGAAAAAAGAGGACGAAGACGCGCTGCCGGTTGAAGACGACAAGACCAAACCGGAAGACGACGCTTACCTGTCGGAAACCGGGCGAATCCTGATCGACTATCTGGGGCTGAACGCGGCAGTGGCCAAGAAATAA
- a CDS encoding NAD(P)H-quinone oxidoreductase, with amino-acid sequence MKALQGVEGRVEWVETPSPALDAGQVRIKVAAAGLNRADLLQRAGLYPPPPGASEFLGMECSGLIAEVGAGSAWQVGDRVCALLAGGAMAQEVVADARHVLPVPEGISLHEAAAIPEVYATAWLNLFQLAALKPGEKVLLHAGASGVGSAGIQLCKAFGNPVWVSVGSAERLAYCIELGAQGGVVRSESIDSLKDFAPFDVILDPVGANYAVLNVKLLNVDGRWVLIGLMGGREAQLDLAQILGKRIQLLGSTLRSRDDQFKADLLLDLAHNVWPLFTEGRLKPQLARSFPINDAEAAFAELATNQVSGKVVLVIDESLV; translated from the coding sequence GTGAAGGCATTGCAAGGCGTTGAAGGTCGAGTGGAATGGGTCGAGACACCGAGTCCTGCTCTTGATGCAGGTCAAGTCCGGATCAAAGTGGCCGCCGCAGGTTTGAATCGCGCTGATTTATTGCAGCGCGCGGGCCTGTATCCGCCGCCGCCGGGGGCCAGCGAATTTCTCGGCATGGAATGTTCCGGGCTGATTGCCGAAGTCGGTGCGGGTTCTGCGTGGCAGGTTGGCGACCGGGTTTGCGCGCTGTTGGCCGGTGGTGCCATGGCGCAAGAAGTGGTTGCCGATGCGCGTCACGTGTTGCCGGTGCCCGAAGGCATATCGCTGCACGAGGCGGCGGCAATCCCTGAAGTTTACGCCACCGCCTGGCTGAATCTGTTCCAGCTGGCGGCACTCAAACCGGGCGAAAAAGTTTTGCTGCACGCCGGGGCAAGTGGAGTTGGTTCAGCGGGTATTCAGCTTTGCAAGGCGTTCGGCAACCCGGTCTGGGTCAGTGTCGGATCGGCCGAGCGTCTGGCGTACTGCATCGAATTGGGCGCTCAGGGCGGTGTCGTGCGCAGCGAAAGCATCGACAGCCTGAAAGACTTCGCACCCTTTGACGTGATTCTCGATCCGGTCGGCGCCAACTATGCGGTGCTGAATGTGAAGCTGCTGAACGTCGATGGTCGCTGGGTCTTGATCGGCCTGATGGGCGGCCGCGAAGCGCAGTTGGATCTGGCCCAGATATTGGGTAAACGCATCCAGTTGCTGGGTTCGACTTTGCGCAGTCGTGACGACCAGTTCAAGGCCGACTTGCTGCTCGACCTGGCGCACAACGTCTGGCCGTTGTTCACCGAAGGCCGCCTCAAACCACAGCTGGCCCGCAGCTTCCCGATCAACGACGCCGAAGCGGCGTTCGCCGAACTGGCGACCAATCAGGTTTCCGGGAAAGTGGTGTTGGTGATTGATGAAAGCCTGGTGTGA
- a CDS encoding ABC transporter permease subunit, translating into MSTLTRGKWLGLLCLVPFAIFFIIFQIAPLVWVAINSLHSDAGWGIENFITAFNSRFYRQAMQYSLEISFWSSLFGIVIAVLGSYSLRKVDSRLRDFVNAFANMTSNFSGVPLAFAFIILLGFNGALTLILKQAGIIDDFNLYSKTGLIILYTYFQIPLGVLLLYPAFDALREDWRESASLLGASSFQFWRYIGLPVLTPALLGTFVILLANALGAYATVYALTTGNFNVLPIRIAAMVAGDITLDPNMASALAMILVGLMTLVTVVHQWLLKRSYHVSR; encoded by the coding sequence TTGAGCACACTTACCCGAGGCAAATGGTTGGGGCTGCTGTGTCTGGTGCCCTTCGCCATCTTCTTCATCATCTTTCAGATCGCGCCGCTGGTGTGGGTGGCGATCAACAGCCTGCACTCCGATGCCGGTTGGGGGATCGAGAACTTCATCACTGCATTCAACTCGCGGTTCTATCGGCAAGCGATGCAATACAGCCTGGAGATCAGCTTCTGGTCGAGCCTGTTCGGCATCGTGATTGCGGTGCTCGGCAGTTATTCGCTGCGTAAGGTGGACTCGCGGCTGCGGGACTTCGTCAACGCCTTCGCCAATATGACCAGCAACTTTTCCGGGGTGCCGCTGGCGTTCGCCTTCATCATTCTGCTGGGCTTCAACGGCGCGCTGACGTTGATCCTCAAGCAGGCCGGCATCATCGACGACTTCAATCTGTATTCGAAAACCGGGTTGATCATTCTCTACACCTACTTCCAGATTCCCCTGGGCGTGCTGCTGCTCTACCCGGCTTTCGACGCCTTGCGCGAAGACTGGCGAGAGTCGGCGTCACTGCTCGGCGCCAGCAGCTTTCAGTTCTGGCGCTACATCGGCTTGCCGGTGCTGACGCCCGCGCTGCTGGGCACCTTCGTGATTCTGCTGGCCAATGCACTGGGGGCTTACGCCACCGTCTACGCGCTGACCACCGGCAACTTCAACGTGCTGCCGATTCGCATCGCAGCCATGGTGGCTGGCGATATCACCCTTGATCCGAACATGGCCAGCGCCCTGGCGATGATTCTGGTCGGCCTGATGACGCTGGTCACTGTCGTCCATCAGTGGTTGCTGAAGAGGAGCTACCATGTCTCGCGTTGA
- a CDS encoding ABC transporter ATP-binding protein translates to MSFVSVENLQKTYGSTAVFSDINCTIERGEFVTLLGPSGCGKSTLLRCIAGLTSVNKGQILLDGVDLVPVTPQKRNIGMVFQSYALFPNMTVEQNVAFGLRMQKVNADDTHKRVAEVLKLVELTELANRYPHQMSGGQCQRVALARSLVTRPRLLLLDEPLSALDARIRKHLREQIRAIQRELGLTTIFVTHDQEEALTMSDRIFLMNQGRIVQSGDAETLYTAPVDAFAAGFIGNYNLLEADEASRLMQRPISSRIAIRPEAIQLSLTGSLEGEVRSHSLLGNVIRYRVEARGVELVVDVLNRSADDLHPNGRRVTLSIDASALCEVA, encoded by the coding sequence ATGAGTTTTGTCAGTGTCGAAAATCTGCAAAAAACCTATGGCAGCACAGCGGTCTTCAGCGACATCAATTGCACGATCGAACGCGGTGAATTCGTCACCCTGCTCGGCCCGTCCGGATGTGGCAAATCGACCTTGCTGCGCTGCATCGCCGGCCTGACCTCGGTCAACAAAGGGCAAATCCTGCTCGATGGTGTCGACCTGGTACCCGTCACACCGCAGAAGCGCAATATCGGCATGGTGTTCCAGAGCTATGCACTGTTCCCGAACATGACCGTGGAGCAAAACGTCGCGTTTGGCCTGCGCATGCAGAAGGTCAACGCCGACGACACCCACAAGCGTGTCGCCGAGGTGCTGAAACTGGTGGAACTGACCGAACTGGCCAACCGCTATCCGCATCAGATGTCCGGCGGCCAGTGCCAGCGTGTGGCCCTGGCGCGCTCGCTGGTTACCCGTCCGCGCCTCTTGCTGCTGGACGAACCCCTCTCGGCGCTGGATGCACGGATTCGTAAACACCTGCGCGAGCAGATCCGCGCCATTCAGCGGGAATTGGGCCTGACCACGATTTTTGTCACCCACGATCAGGAAGAAGCGCTGACCATGTCGGACCGCATCTTCCTGATGAACCAGGGCCGCATCGTGCAAAGCGGCGATGCCGAAACCCTTTACACTGCCCCGGTCGATGCGTTTGCCGCAGGTTTCATCGGCAACTACAACCTGCTCGAAGCGGATGAAGCCAGCCGCCTGATGCAGCGCCCGATCAGCAGCCGCATCGCGATTCGCCCGGAAGCCATTCAATTGAGCCTGACCGGTTCCCTGGAAGGCGAAGTGCGCAGCCACAGCTTGCTGGGTAACGTGATTCGTTATCGGGTCGAAGCCCGCGGCGTGGAATTGGTGGTAGACGTGCTCAACCGCTCGGCGGACGATTTGCATCCCAATGGCCGACGTGTGACGTTGAGCATTGATGCCTCGGCGCTCTGTGAAGTCGCGTGA
- a CDS encoding ABC transporter permease — MSRVERGPARLYHRFVVYALFFILLLPLAGTLLYSVATSWSATILPSGLTFKWYIALWSDPRFLTAFGQSLLVCVGALILSVVLILPLLFVVHYHFPRLDSLMNILILLPFAVPPVVSSVGLLQLYGSGPMAMVGTPWILIGCYFTVALPFMYRAITNNLQAINLTDLMDAAQLLGANTWQAAFLVVLPNLRKGLMVALLLSFSFLFGEFVFANLLVGTRYETLQVYLNNMRNSSGHFNSALVVSYFLFVLLLTWAANRLNKDKD, encoded by the coding sequence ATGTCTCGCGTTGAACGAGGTCCCGCCAGGCTTTACCACCGGTTCGTGGTCTATGCGCTGTTTTTCATCCTGCTGCTGCCTTTGGCTGGCACGCTGCTGTATTCGGTGGCGACCAGTTGGTCGGCGACTATTCTGCCCAGCGGCCTGACCTTCAAATGGTACATCGCGCTGTGGAGTGACCCACGTTTCCTCACTGCTTTCGGTCAGTCGTTGCTGGTCTGTGTCGGCGCGCTGATCCTGTCCGTGGTGCTGATCCTGCCGCTGCTGTTTGTGGTGCATTACCACTTTCCGCGTCTGGACAGCCTGATGAACATCCTGATCCTGCTGCCCTTCGCCGTGCCGCCGGTGGTGTCCTCGGTCGGTTTGCTGCAGCTGTATGGCTCGGGGCCAATGGCGATGGTCGGCACGCCGTGGATTCTGATCGGCTGCTACTTCACCGTCGCACTGCCGTTCATGTACCGCGCCATCACCAACAACCTGCAAGCCATCAACCTGACTGACCTGATGGACGCTGCCCAACTGCTGGGCGCAAACACCTGGCAGGCGGCGTTTCTGGTGGTGCTGCCCAACCTGCGCAAGGGTTTGATGGTCGCGCTGCTGTTGTCGTTTTCCTTCCTGTTCGGCGAATTCGTGTTCGCCAACCTGCTGGTCGGCACCCGCTACGAAACCTTGCAGGTGTACCTGAACAACATGCGCAACAGCAGCGGGCACTTCAACAGTGCGCTGGTGGTTTCCTACTTCCTCTTCGTGCTGCTGCTGACCTGGGCTGCCAACCGACTGAATAAGGACAAGGACTGA
- a CDS encoding helix-turn-helix transcriptional regulator has product MDLQVISRDGEPEYAVLPWAQYQALLRAAGLVSKGSPASSTQPVEPEEATADADLPGLDQLATLRAAKGLEVAQLARTVGISPSYLELIESGVRQPDAAIRRSLAWELGVAGWRGEV; this is encoded by the coding sequence ATGGATCTTCAGGTCATTTCTCGTGATGGAGAGCCAGAGTACGCAGTGTTGCCATGGGCTCAGTACCAGGCATTGCTTCGCGCAGCAGGTCTGGTGTCCAAAGGAAGCCCTGCGTCGAGCACTCAGCCGGTCGAGCCGGAGGAGGCCACTGCTGATGCTGATTTGCCAGGTCTGGATCAGTTGGCGACGCTTCGAGCGGCCAAGGGGCTGGAAGTCGCGCAGTTGGCGCGCACGGTAGGCATCAGCCCTTCGTACCTGGAATTGATTGAAAGTGGGGTGCGCCAGCCCGACGCCGCTATCCGCCGCAGCCTGGCCTGGGAATTGGGTGTCGCTGGCTGGCGAGGTGAGGTATGA